The stretch of DNA AGGAAAAACCCCAGACCGGGGAAGTAGTTGCAACCGGTCCGGGCAAATATTCCGATCAGGGCAAAAAAATTGAACCGGGCCTGAAAAAAGGCGATAAGGTGCTGTACGGCAAATATTCCGGCACCGAAGTAAATATTGAGGGTGAAGACTATTTGATCATGCGGGAAAGTGATGTTCTGGCGTCATTATAGAAGAATCAACTGCTGTCATAATAAGTAAATGAGTTTACTTATGACTGCAAAAATGTTGGATTTTGGTTTAACCGCCCGGAGCATGCTTCTCAAGGGAATCGACACACTCGCTGCAACGGTCAACGCAACACTGGGCCGCCCTTGAAGATGGTATTGTTCCCGGCGGTGGTGTTGCCTTTATCCGGGCTGCAACCGGACTATTTATTCCAATGCAGGTCGGGAAGCGTCGGTGATCTGCAACAGAGTAAAGGAAGAAAATGCTCCAGCCCCCATAGCGCTGAAATGGATGAGTATTAATACTTACCAAGTGCAGGGCTTTGGCCCTGCACTTCCCTTTGTTTCTTTCCTCCTGTTTCATAATTGAACGCCGCGTTTTGAAATAGAACCATTTCTATTACACATTAAAAAGCTGGTGTCCTTAAATTGGTCTTGACGGCTCAAAAAGGGCAATTATGGTATTCTTGCTTTTTCGGCACGACTCTTGCAAACTCTTTATCACGAGAAAAAAGAAAAAATTATAATTATTTAAATATAAAGGAGGATAGTATGAGTAAAATTATCGGAATCGATCTGGGAACGACCAATTCGGTTGTCTCCGTGATGGAAGGTGGTAAGCCCGTAGTGATTACCAATTCCGACGGCGCGCGGACTACTCCGTCGATCGTGGCCTTTGCAAAGGACGGCCAACGACTGGTTGGTTCAATCGCAAAGCGTCAGGCGGTCACCAACCCCGACAGCACGGTCTATTCAATCAAACGATTCATGGGCCGGCGGGGAAAAGAGGTCCGGAATGAAGAAAAGATGGTGCCCTATCAAGTCGAAGGCAATGCCGAAGAACCGGTAAAGGTGAATATTGCGGGC from Chitinivibrionales bacterium encodes:
- a CDS encoding co-chaperone GroES, with the translated sequence MNVKPLEDRIVVKPLAAEEKTSGGIIIPDNAKEKPQTGEVVATGPGKYSDQGKKIEPGLKKGDKVLYGKYSGTEVNIEGEDYLIMRESDVLASL